The genomic DNA AAGTAACAGAGGCACCGTTGGTGCATAGAGCAACGGAGATTGTTTGCCAATTCTATTAGCAATTTATATACAAAACGTTTACCCCAAAATAGCTATCAAGAATATGTACGATACACCTCCGTCGCTCTTTGTGCCACTGGCACCTCCGTGACATTGCATTACCTCCGTCCCCTCCTTGACTCCGTGTGCCTATTATATAAGACTTTTAGTTTATCACTCCATATTTCGGAAGAACCGAAAAATAAGATGTATCATAACTGTACCCCTCTCTAAAATCCTTACTGTCAAGAACAAATCCGTTTTAGAATACGCCTTTCCAACATTCATTCCAATATCTCTGATTTTCTACAATGAAAGAAATCCTCAATATGAAAGTTCCTGTCACTCGTGTCACAAAAGAACAGCGTATAACCTACTGACTTATAGCACGTTTACATGAAGTGTTAAAAGTGACAGCAAAATAAAATAAAAAAACTACAGTTATATCGTTACATTTTTAAAAGAGCTAACAACTTTTTATTACTCAAAGAACAACATATAAACAGAATTATTAGACGTAACCAACTCTTACGTTAGTAAGATTAATATTTCTTCTCGCGTAAAAATAATTCTATTCATAAATTAAACATAGTGTATAGCACTAAGAGTCTTCTACACATAGTAAAAAGAAGCTGTAAATAGTAGAGAACGAATATAAAAAGCGTTGCTTTACACTTAACTATAAAGGTTCAAGATTGCATATTACATACTTCTTGCTATGTTTTAAAACATAGTTTATAAACAAACTATCTAAAACAAATCCTGCATGGACTAAAGCCTTTTGACTTTGCAGCACTCACAGAAAGGTCTTTTATACTGCCAGAGCATCTATTAAGACCACGACAATTTTGACTTGAATGATACTTTCTTGCCTTTGGACCCGTACAAATGTAAACCGTTCCAGACTGGATATCCGTATTTCTCTTTGTAGAAGCAGTCGTTCCTCCTATCGTAGAGAACAATGCAAGTGCTATAAACACTGATTTAATAAATTGCATTTTGGTATAAAGTAAGATTGTTGTAAAGAACTTAGTAAATTAGAAGTGAGAGTGAAAGGTAAAGACTCTACCTCTTTTGGATATACATTTACAAAATATAAAAAATAGGCAGTATACCTACGTAAAAACATGGTATACCGCCTAAAAAATATATTTCTAAGAAATTACTTCATTTCTTCCACTGCTGCTTGTGCCGCAGATAAATGTTGCTTAAAATAAAGCAGTTAGACGGCTTGTGTAAGTAAACCATGTTTTCTATTGTTTTTTATTATTTTATTCATCTTGTTTAGTTTGATTATGGTGCAATGGAACTGATACATTAAAATCGCTTATTTGGCTGTTTATTTTCGTTCTGACGGCTTTAAATGCAAAAGATAATACCTTTATCATAAAGAGATATTTAAAGGCTTAAAACGAATTAATTTAAACTTTAGTTTTATACTACAAGTTGAGTTCATCTTTTATTTCATCTATTTGAGATTTGCTCTCTTCTACAGAAGTTTCCAAATCACTTATTCGAGAACTGTTTTCTTCTACGGTTTGTTCTAACTCCTCCACTTTCACTTCTACTTCATCTAAGCGAGATGAAAGAGAACTTACCCAAAACAATAACGTAACAATCCCTATAAGCAAAATAATTATAAACCCTTCTGCAAGTCCTAATCGCTTTTTATCGTTATCAGACATGACTATATTTCATCAGATGGATTAACAAAGTTTACTGGTCCATAGCTCAAAGTTGTCCAGTATTTCATTTTTCCGCCCCTTGTTTCACCTTTTAAAGTTTTTATATTTATAAAACCATCTTCTCTATTATTGGGAGAATGGCCAAAAATGTAATATTTAAAACCATCTTCATCTGTACCACTCCACCTGAAATCGTATTTCTCCGAGAAAACTGTATATAGTCTATCTCTCTGCTGTTTAGCGTATTCAGCAGAACTTAAATTAAAACTACGTAAAAAGGATATATAATACAAATACGTTGCATTGCCTTCCACTTGAAACTCAAAATTCACATAATCAAATTGCTCGCCTGCGAACGAGATATCATAATACGTTAACATGGTTGGGGAATTTTGATAGCTATCTTTTCCTCCATTGAAACGTTGATCAAGTATAGTTTTACATGCGCTGTAGCGACTTCCGAACGTAACGCCCGCAACGGATGGCAACCCCTGTGCCCTACCAAGGCTTACAAAAGCTAACATTAAGATAATCGTAGAAAAAAATCTTTTCATTTGTCTGTAAGTTTAATAGTTTATACTTTTGATCTTGGTTTACCTCAAGTCACCTTGATTACTTCAACGACATACACATCAACACACGATAGACGCCATATACGTCCTTCAGTCTGACTTCAAAAGGAACGTATTTCGAATTGATTGATTTGCAGGTTACGGTGTCTGGATGGTCTGATGGAAAAAGCTGTTTGATGACAGAGCCATTGCAAGTGTCTAATACATAGACACGTCCCCACTCAATGAACGCACGCTCGTTGATGCGTTTTGCAACGGCAATAGAGCCGTTGGGATATTCAGGTTCCATGCTGTCCCCTGTTATTGGAATCGCACAGTCAGCTCCTTTGATAGGAGAAACTATCTTCTCGCAGTCGTCAAACTTCACAGAAGCAACAAAATCATTCAGAGAACCTCCCTGAGCAGAGATTGGAAGCAGCGGAATGAGATGCACATCAGAGTCTGGTGCGAGTTGAGAAACTTCCATAGATGAATCATGAGCGGTAGAGTTCAGCATTTCACCTTCTCCTGTTAAAAGCCAAGTTCTATTAAGATCAGTATAGAACTTCAATATATTTTCTATATTCCTATCAGATAAGTCTCTGTTTTCTTTACGAGATTTACCTAAGGTGCCAATAGAAAGACCGAGGCTATTCGTAACCTTATTATCGTTTAACCCCTTGTACTTCATGTATTTATCAAACCTTTCGATTTTCCTTTCCATAACGCATAATGTTTATAAAAGTTAAAATATAGAAGAAAGTTCTACAAATACTTGCTTTATATTGAAGAAACTTCTATCTTTGCACTGTAATAGTTTAGAAAACTAAACGCTATTATAGCGTTACTTAATAGTAAGTGTGCAAATGTAATCATAAAAATCGAAATGGCAAATAGAAAACCCATTAAATTGAAGAAAGGATGCAAAAAAAGGCTTGCTGAAATCCTTAGAGTAAGTGAGCTTACAGTGTACAACGCTATGCATTGGAAGTGTGACTCTGACGTACAGAACTTAGTACGCCAAAAAGCAAAAGAATTAGGTTTCATTAAGCAGTTCTGACGTATGCAGTCAATGCAATTAATTTATAACAACAAAGAATATGGCAAGAAAAAGTAGTCTAACAGCTGAAATAAGGCAGTTGAAAATTGGATATTCAGCAATCTTCCCTATCGAGAGACTTGCAACAGTACAAAGCTCCGCAAGCCGCGAGGGACTAATCAGCGGCAAAGTGTACACCACAGAGACCGACCGCGAGAACCGGACCATAACCGTAACGAGAAAAAAGTGAGGTATGCAGTCAATTCAAGTATTCAACAACCCCGCTTTTGGTAACATCCGTGTTGCTGGAACAGAAGAAAATCCGCAGTTCTGTCTTACAGATGTATGCAAGGCATTGAAGTTATCGGCAAAGGGTGTTAATCAGCGACTTGGAGATGAGGTAATTTCAAATTACCCCATAACAGACAAACTTGGAAGAGAACAGCAAGCCTTGTTCGTAAACGAAGATGGCTTATATGATGTCATTCTTGACAGTCGCAAGACAGAAGCAAGAC from Prevotella melaninogenica includes the following:
- a CDS encoding S24 family peptidase; its protein translation is MERKIERFDKYMKYKGLNDNKVTNSLGLSIGTLGKSRKENRDLSDRNIENILKFYTDLNRTWLLTGEGEMLNSTAHDSSMEVSQLAPDSDVHLIPLLPISAQGGSLNDFVASVKFDDCEKIVSPIKGADCAIPITGDSMEPEYPNGSIAVAKRINERAFIEWGRVYVLDTCNGSVIKQLFPSDHPDTVTCKSINSKYVPFEVRLKDVYGVYRVLMCMSLK